A single region of the Halarcobacter mediterraneus genome encodes:
- a CDS encoding YciI family protein, with protein sequence MQYLVIAYDNEGALEKRLEVRDAHVEGTKKLMNEGKIINAGALIEEEQMVGSTLLVDFANDDEINDWLSNEPYVQNNVWNMEEFQIVPVKLLTK encoded by the coding sequence ATGCAATATTTAGTAATTGCCTATGATAATGAGGGAGCTTTAGAAAAAAGACTTGAAGTACGTGATGCTCATGTTGAAGGTACTAAAAAATTAATGAATGAAGGTAAAATAATTAATGCAGGTGCATTAATTGAAGAAGAACAGATGGTTGGTTCAACTTTATTAGTAGATTTTGCAAATGATGATGAAATAAATGATTGGTTATCAAATGAACCTTATGTTCAAAATAATGTATGGAATATGGAAGAATTCCAAATCGTTCCTGTGAAGCTTTTAACAAAATAA